In Notolabrus celidotus isolate fNotCel1 chromosome 22, fNotCel1.pri, whole genome shotgun sequence, one genomic interval encodes:
- the luzp1 gene encoding LOW QUALITY PROTEIN: leucine zipper protein 1 (The sequence of the model RefSeq protein was modified relative to this genomic sequence to represent the inferred CDS: inserted 13 bases in 12 codons; deleted 8 bases in 7 codons; substituted 3 bases at 3 genomic stop codons) has translation MSDHKDMTNRHLRHKLQSLGRRLDELEEATNKLQKAEDELLDLQDKVIQAEGSNXSLLGDVEVLRKCLLKXQGKDEEVRKAEDLCRTVREXLEEEETLTQDLKXEIERLQRRMVMNWKKLEEAFGKSKSDCSQLCLSLNEEKNXRRSSHRSWRRLRARLKEVEGSESKLDKAEQXLALEFEKLKGFTLTFVNERKRLLEKQRKTRRTILKLTEKLEHQKNRLGLSADPGRPDFIRSRIEDELSSTGILTSKLVGRKKSLDYLKTPRRHIGLVNKSENEKNSGLEGSQEEDNKVKELTQEVERLRTAXSSLRXWKRNLKNSESKNGELHEKFQMERNRTXQLNEQVEQLRTQLCGKGGIGRNGTSNVDKLGNGSTNVCPNXPAEFLENGKAENEEIPVKAGFRQEKPKYRSPATASEPSSPKHRNRELSPQHKRETKLRNKDLSHSEESSPKSVRRALSPAHKVRRTPKTPAAVSSPDNGLRNTGRGAEEKTRGAPLSSIIHLVILXKASVLSRYPPAANDQKPLRTAHKQTDGEPKKSXLQKFSKLYVGSDSESNNSDVVPESSTNINSISALEKDTASASDQESTDPVQESVSVAPILSKANGSYTAYRSQFTPLLPSDHGSEGHSSASETESTGSRPSEPEPITETTTSTVSNRTAASRFPRYSHVHESHSEGXSSRSSFDEELHSRTPLAEGGHQGPTLTASGIEIQRVCSPREALRSKAVIKPAIVEIDRKEMMMSEPLASNGKPKISTKPMVTSTSKMTSSITIYPNDPSXSRTSSRSSSVSSEHIPIRERHTSTSNILIGPSSEHHGSISVPYEISIPKSEITRRSSQDQDCGLDDXSEPSSRSKLHNTSRLDTTTSHLCRSNFSLQSSDTTSADLYDTESGFESSSSSSTTTVSSWRRQRQNQQPQEDSLPDMKNVTVRSTWKNKGAASLDEANRGRGGTRTMTDGGSEDEAEATTTWRAYRATTFDAEETINSPSVAGGNTEVQKGAKPSPAEVYMRRINNKEVEEPGIRRGKRSQSPSVEVGNTGRIIPHAPVTSQSWGRSYTPQPQASDSAEPSPNPGHSPASWRRQIPSSDSHHLGSSYDRTTKTTGASSRGDLWSSRGQGSGARTEGRSGAGSRLWNHRQAEHH, from the exons ATGTCGGACCATAAAGACATGACAAATCGCCACCTGCGGCACAAGCTGCAGAGTCTCGGCAGAAGACTGGATGAACTGGAAGAAGCAACCAACAAGCTGCAGAAAGCTGAGGATGAGCTACTTGACCTGCAG GACAAAGTCATCCAGGCAGAAGGAAGCA TATCCCTTCTCGGTGATGTGGAAGTCTTAAGGAAATGTCTCCTAA ATCAGGGTAAAGATGAGGAGGTACGGAAAGCTGAGGACCTCTGCCGCACAGTCAGGG AACTGGAAGAGGAAGAAACCCTTACGCAGGACCTCA CTGAGATTGAACGTCTACAACGGAGGATGGTGATGAACTGGAAAAAACTGGAAGAAGCTTTT GGGAAAAGCAAGTCTGACTGCAGCCAGCTCTGCCTGAGCCTCAACGAGGAGAAGAACTGACGAAGAAGCTCTCATCGGAGCTGGAGGCGTCTCAGAGCACGTCTGAAGGAGGTTGAAGGGTCTGAGTCAAAGCTGGACAAAGCAGAGC GCTTGGCTCTGGAGTTTGAGAAGCTCAAAGGATTTACCTTGACTTTTGTGAACGAGCGTAAGAGGCTTCTTgaaaagcag aggaagacgagAAGGACCATTCTGAAGTTGACTGAAAAATTGGAGCACCAGAAGAATCGCCTCGGCCTGTCAGCAGACCCTGGTCGTCCAGATTTCATTAGGTCACGAATTGAGGATGAGCTGTCATCCACAGGGATCCTCACGAGTAAACTGGTAGGTCGAAAGAAGAGCCTTGACTACTTGAAGACGCCCCGGCGACACATAGGT CTTGTGAACAAATCAGAGAATGAGAAGAACAGCGGTCTTGAAGGTTCGCAGGAGGAAGACAATAAAGTAAAGGAGCTGACCCAGGAAGTAGAGAGGTTGAGAACCGCCTGAAGCAGCTTGAGATAGTGGAAGAGGAATCTAAAGAACTCAGAGTCCAAAAATGGGGAACTTCATGAGAAGTTCCAAATGGAACGAAATCGGA CGCAACTAAATGAGCAAGTGGAACAGCTAAGGACACAGCTCTGTGGAAAGGGCGGCATTGGAAGA AATGGAACCAGTAATGTGGATAAACTTGGCAATGGGAGCACAAATGTTTGCCCCA ACCCTGCTGAGTTCCTGGAGAATGGTAAAGCTGAGAATGAAGAGATTCCTGTAAAAGCAGGTTTCAGGCAAGAGAAGCCCAAATACAGGAGCCCTGCAACTGCCTCAGAACCAAGTTCCCCCAAACACAGGAACAGAGAGCTCTCTCCTCAGCATAAGAGAGAGACCAAGCTGAGAAATAAAGACCTGAGCCACTCAGAGGAGAGCTCTCCTAAGTCTGTAAGGAGGGCCCTCAGTCCTGCTCACAAGGTTAGGAGGACACCGAAAACCCCAGCTGCTGTGAGTTCACCTGATAATGGACTGAGAAATACAGGACGAGGAGCTGAGGAAAAGACAAGAGGAGCCCCTCTCTCCTCTATAATACATCTAGTGATACT AAAAGCATCTGTTCTCAGTCGCTACCCTCCAGCAGCGAATGACCAGAAGCCCCTGAGGACGGCTCACAAACAGACTGACGGGGAGCCTAAAAAGA AATTACAAAAGTTTTCAAAATTGTATGTTGGCAGTGACAGCGAATCAAACAACTCTGATGTAGTGCCTGAAAGTTCTACTAACATAAATAGTATTTCTGCT TTAGAGAAAGACACAGCATCTGCTTCAGATCAGGAATCAACAGACCCTGTTCAAGAATCTGTATCTGTCGCACCCATCCTGTCCAAAGCCAATGGATCCTACACAGCCTACAGATCC CAGTTTACTCCACTACTGCCCAGCGACCATGGATCAGAGGGCCATTCATCTgcctctgaaacagaatcaACAGGTTCAAGGCCCTCTGAACCAGAGCCCATAACTGAAACAACTACTTCAACTGTAAGTAACAGGACTGCAGCCTCCAGATTCCCCAGATACTCCCATGTCCATGAATCCCACTCAGAGG CATCATCCAGGAGCTCGTTTGATGAAGAGCTCCACAGCAGAACACCTTTAGCTGAGGGGGGCCACCAGGGGCCAACGCTCACAGCATCGGGGATCGAGATTCAACGAGTCTGCAGCCCGCGCGAGGCGCTGAGGTCGAAAGCTGTCATCAAGCCCGCCATTGTCGAGATTGACAGGAAGGagatgatgatgtcagaacCTTTGGCTTCAAACGGCAAACCCAAAATCTCCACCAAACCAATGGTGACCAGCACCAGTAAAATGACCAGTAGTATAACCATCTACCCCAACGACCCAA TCTCCAGGACCAGCAGTCgcagcagcagtgtgtccaGTGAACACATACCAATCAGAGAA CGCCACACCTCCACCAGTAACATCCTTATAG GTCCCAGCAGTGAGCACCATGGCAGCATCTCCGTCCCATATGAGATCTCCATCCCCAAGAGCGAGATCACCCGGCGATCAAGCCAGGATCAGGACTGTGGGCTGGATG CAAGTGAACCCTCATCAAGGTCTAAACTCCACAACACCTCCAGATTGGATACCACCACCAGCCACCTGTGCCGCAGCAACTTCAGCCTCCAGTCCTCGGACACCACCTCTGCCGACTTATACGACACCGAATCTGGCtttgaaagcagcagcagcagtagcaccACCACGGTCTCCAGCTGGAGACGCCAAAGACAAAACCAGCAGCCCCAAGAGGACAGTTTACCAGACATGAAGAATGTGACCGTGAGGAGCACCTGGAAGAACAAGGGAGCAGCCTCATTGGATGAAGCCAACCGGGGACGAGGAGGCACGAGGACAATGACCGATGGTGGGTCAGAAGATGAAGCAGAAGCCACAACAACATGGAGGGCTTACCGGGCAACCACCTTTGATGCAGAAGAAACAATAAACAGCCCATCAGTGGCTGGTGGGAATACAGAGGTGCAGAAAGGAGCCAAGCCGTCCCCTGCAGAG GTGTACATGCGTCGGATTAACAATAAAGAAGTTGAGGAACCAGGAATACGCCGTGGCAAACGCTCGCAGTCTCCCAGTGTGGAAGTAGGAAACACTGGAAGGATCATCCCACATGCACCTGTTACCTCTCAGTCCTGGGGCCGATCATACACACCGCAACCACAG